The genomic DNA CTCGGTCATCGGCAACTCCCTGCGCCTGCGCGGCATTCGTTTGTAGAGACTCCGCTACGCCGGTTCGGTGAAGGCGAGGTAGTATCCGTTCGGGTCCTGGATCGCGAATTCCCGCATGCCGTATTCCATGACCTCGGGGCCCCACGCGAACCGGACGGCTTGCTCGAGCTCCCTCGCCAAAGCCATCACGTCGCGGGCTCGCACGTAGAACGTGCCGCTGCACACGGGCTCGGCCGGTGTCCCGCGCGGCGGATCAGTGTAGAACTGCAGCGAGATGCCGTCACGGGTCACCTCACCCCAGATCGGTGTCCCAGCGCGCGGATAGATGCCGGTGCGCGTGAACCCGAGTCGCTCGTAAAAGGCGATGGTCTCGTCCAGGTCCCTGACCAGTAGCGATGGTACAAGCTGTGGTCCGAGCAGGGGCGGTTCGGTCATCGTCATCTCCTGGTTTGGTCTACGCGCCTTGAGTGTTCGCGGTAGGGAACGTATCAGACTGCATCGAATAATATCCCCCCTACCTTGGTGCCGGTCGTGGCCGGTGCCGAAGGCACCCGCTTCCCGAAAACGGCGAGCAGCTGTAACGAAGTATGACTCCGATGCGCATCCGTAGCCTGGCTCTCTTCTGGCTGGCGGCCCTGGTCGTTGCCGGTTGCGACCTTCTCGGGCCCGAGTACATCGAGACCCGGGAGGTAACCGTGGGGCCCACGCTGGCCAAGTGCTACGGTGTGGGTCCGCAGTCGTGCATGGTGGTTGACGGCGGGTTGTTCTACGACGGGATCGAAGGATTCGACTACGAGCCCGGCTACGACTATCGCCTCCGCATCGGCAAGTACGATCCCTGGGGCGGGGGAGAACCGCCGCAGGATGCCGGCCGGTACGCCTATCGTCTGCTGGAGCAACTGGAGAAGACCGTCGCACCGTCCACCCCCGCTACCCTGTCGCTGGCTCCGACGCGGGTGACCTGCATCCAGGGTGACGACTTCTGCCTGGTGCTGGACGGCGAATTGTACGACGACATGATCACCAGCTTCGAATATGAGGCGGGCGATCACTATATCCTCGTTGCCAACAGGTATCGTGACGGCCGGTACCTGCTGAACGAGATTACTTCGAGAACCAGGGCAGCGGGCACGGAGGAGGAGATCACCATCGACCGCCACCGGGTGGAGTGCGGCGACGGCCATCCCGGATACTGCAAGGTCGTGGACGGCGCGCCCTTCCGGGGCGAGATCGTCGGCTTCCAGCCCGCGCACGACTACGACTATCGTCTGCGCGTCGACAGATTCGACATGTTTCCCGAAGACGTGACCGGAGCGCCGTACATTCCGGCGTACGGGTACCGCTGGCTGGAGACGCTCGAACGTACGACCGGCTGATTGTCGGTTGGAGGTGCGCAAATCGAAGCGATCGCCGCCCCAGCTATTCGGCGCCCCGCTCCTTCCACTCCACCGCGTGCGGCACTCCTTCGCTCGCCAGCTCTTCCAGGATGGCGCGCACCGCGTCCGCAAGGCGCTCGTCGAAGAGATGGGTGTGGTTGAGGTACCAGGCCACCCAACCCTCGCTGAGCAGGTGCTCCTTGAACGAGCGACGGTAGGACTCCCACATCTTCTCTTCCATGGCTCCGGTCTCCCGCTGGTAGACCAGGTTCCCCATGTGGCGGAAGATCGCCGTCATATAGGAGGTCCAGCGCAACCGCTCCCCGGCCGTGAGTCGATCCGGGTCGTCGGCGGCGCGGGCGAGGAAATCGGCCAGTTCGGGGTCCCGGAAGACGTGCTCGAGCAGGCGGATGCTGTTCTCGACCATCGAGTTGAAGGTTGCCGCGCGTACGCTCCTCGTGTGGCGCTGCGTCTGCTCGATGCCGAGCCTCATCCGGCGCGCGACCAGAAGCAGCGACGCCACGACCCCCACGGCACCGATGAACTCGCCGAGGTTGCCGAGGGTGTCCAGGTTCATTGGGGAAGCGTCAACGAGGCGTGGTGGTGAGTGGGGTTGAATCAGCGCATCCCTTCCGGCAGGCGCCTCACTGCCACATAGGGCACATCCAGGTCGTCCGTTTCCACGAAGGCGACGAGGCCGTCGGGACCGAAGGCGGAAGGCATCGCGGTGGAGCCGGGCGGGAAGGTGCCCAGGTAGCGTCCGTCCGACGAAATGAGGTCGATGCGGGTGCCCTCCGTGTTTCCGTCGCCCCGGTGAAGGACCCAGATGGTGCCTTCCCAACTCGTGGTCAGGTCGACGACTACGGGGATCTCATCGAAGAACTCCATCGCCTCGATCTGGCCGCGGCGCATTTCTCTCATTTGCTGTTGAAACGAGTTGCCGCCGCGAACGGGCGCGAGTGCTTCCAGGCGCCGCTCGATCTCAGCGGCCCTGATGCGGCCCGTCGCCGGGCGGGGTTGGAACGGACGGGTCAGGATCCGTGTCACGAGGCCGCCCGGCACGGCAGACTTGATCGCATACGTGGAAGAGTCGGTGTACACGAACGCTCCGCTGGGCAGCACGCCCGCCCTGAGCACCGGCCTGAATCCCTCCGCATTACCGGGGGGCCGCCACCCCGCGGCAACCGAGTCGATGCGGACCTCGTCGCCACTCAGATCATAGCTCAGGACATGCCGGAACGAGGGTTCCGACGACTCGTCGCCCGGATCGGCGGTCATTCTCAGATAGCGGACCTCGGATGTCGCGAGGACTCGATCCATTCCCGGGAAGACCTGAATGCCGCCAATCATCGCAGCGCTCATCTGCGCACCTGGAAACCGGGCCATGCGTTCGAATTGGCCGTCGGCATCAAAGAGGGTGAATCCCATTTGTCCCAGGTCGTAGACGGTCACGCGCCCATCCCGCATGACCGTGAACTGCAGCATTGGCGCGGTGTCGCTTCCAAACTCTCCGGGGCCTTGTCCTTCTCGCATGAACTGGCGCAACAGGTTGGCTTGCAGGTCGACGACGTTGATCCGCACCGCCTCGGTGTCGAGGATGTAGAGGTTGCCGGCACCGTCGAAGCCGACCCCCGCGACGCGGCCGAAGGTGTCCCAGCCGTCCCCATCCAACGAGCCCACCCGGTAGATGTCCTCGAAGTCGGCGACGAGGGGCCGGTCTTCGGCCGGGAGTTCGATTACTTCCTGGGCGGCAAGTGGGTGGGCGAGCCCTGTGAGTATCGCGAGGGACAGCGTGGCCAATGCGACGGCCGTCGCATAACTCGTCCGCTCCTGCGTCATCTTCCCAGCCATCGTTCGTCTCCTGTGGCGTTGCGGCTACGGCATCCCTCGCTAACACGCGATGCGCTGCGGCCGAAGGTCCGGCATCGCCACCCTGCGTACATACCGGGCCACCGTGCGCATGCCATCGACTCCGATCCGGGCGCCGAACGCCTGATTGTAGTTGGTTGTGCCGTTGATGTCATACGTGTAGCGGTTGCCGCGGGCATCCTCCACGAATTCGATTCCGGCGATCTCGATCCCCTCCTCGATGCAGAGCCGGATGTACCTCTGGACCAACGGGTCGCCGGCCGCGATCGGCGAGGGGCTGAAGAGGTCGGCAGCATCCGTGCCGCCCGCACCCGTCCAGAAGCTCTCGCGGTTCGGAGGCATCGGATTGCAGGCATCCGAGGGGCAGAGTTCGAACCCCCCGGCCGTGGAACTCCGCATCGCGAACACGAAGCGGCTGCCAACGATCTCCACCCTCGTGATGAATGGTTCGGGTGCCGGGATGTACTGCTGCAGGATCACCCGGGCGCCGGGCCCGGCGTCGAAGCTCCTGTCGTCGAGATGTTCTTCGAGCTTCCCGGGGTCCTGGAAGAGCCGGATGCCCAATCCCTTGCCCCCCTGATCGTGCTTGGAGATGAACGGGCCGTCGAAGGTTGCGGCCGCTTCGCGCACATGCTCCTTCCCGACGGCCAGCACCGTCCGCGGCGTCCTGATCCCGTGTCGCCGCAGGACGAGGTCCTGGCGAAGCTTGCTCATCTCCAGCTCGAAGGCGCCCAGCCCGTTGATCACTCGACGGCCGTGGGACTCCAGCCAGAACAGGAGCTGGCGAGCCAGCTCCACCGTGTGGACGTGACCCCGGGTGTGCGAGGACGGGCTGATGCGGTTCATCCAGATGCCCTCTGGAGGAGGCGCCGACGGGTCGACGATCCCCTCGTTCACGTGCACGAGGCGGACGCGGAAGCCTTCGCTCTCGAGGGCCTCCTGGAGTGGCGGGATCCAAACAATATTCTCGTAGAGGATATTTATTGTCGGTAGCACAGGGCTGATCATGGTTCTCTCTGAGGTTTGGGCAGGGTCGAACGGCGGATCGGGAGCACGAAAAAACCGCCCGGATCGGCTGACCGGGGCGGCTCGGAAGCGG from Gammaproteobacteria bacterium includes the following:
- a CDS encoding alpha-L-glutamate ligase, yielding MISPVLPTINILYENIVWIPPLQEALESEGFRVRLVHVNEGIVDPSAPPPEGIWMNRISPSSHTRGHVHTVELARQLLFWLESHGRRVINGLGAFELEMSKLRQDLVLRRHGIRTPRTVLAVGKEHVREAAATFDGPFISKHDQGGKGLGIRLFQDPGKLEEHLDDRSFDAGPGARVILQQYIPAPEPFITRVEIVGSRFVFAMRSSTAGGFELCPSDACNPMPPNRESFWTGAGGTDAADLFSPSPIAAGDPLVQRYIRLCIEEGIEIAGIEFVEDARGNRYTYDINGTTNYNQAFGARIGVDGMRTVARYVRRVAMPDLRPQRIAC
- a CDS encoding DUF4377 domain-containing protein, with the translated sequence MRIRSLALFWLAALVVAGCDLLGPEYIETREVTVGPTLAKCYGVGPQSCMVVDGGLFYDGIEGFDYEPGYDYRLRIGKYDPWGGGEPPQDAGRYAYRLLEQLEKTVAPSTPATLSLAPTRVTCIQGDDFCLVLDGELYDDMITSFEYEAGDHYILVANRYRDGRYLLNEITSRTRAAGTEEEITIDRHRVECGDGHPGYCKVVDGAPFRGEIVGFQPAHDYDYRLRVDRFDMFPEDVTGAPYIPAYGYRWLETLERTTG
- a CDS encoding VOC family protein, translated to MTEPPLLGPQLVPSLLVRDLDETIAFYERLGFTRTGIYPRAGTPIWGEVTRDGISLQFYTDPPRGTPAEPVCSGTFYVRARDVMALARELEQAVRFAWGPEVMEYGMREFAIQDPNGYYLAFTEPA